In Populus alba chromosome 4, ASM523922v2, whole genome shotgun sequence, the genomic window TTGAGTCGCATCTTATTCCCTCTGCCTCATCTGCTGAGTCCAAGGTATTTTACCTCAAGATGAAGGGTGATTACCATAGGTATCTCGCTGAGTTTAAGACGGGGGCTGAGAGGAAGGAAGCTGCTGAGAGCACTTTGTTGGCTTACAAGTCTGCTCAGGTGGGCCCTTTTTGTGCCAGCATGTTGccaatttttataaatttgaattgttattgtcaTTGTTGTTTGTGCTATTTAGCTTTATATGTGCAACTATTATTTCTCTGCTTAgtttgcttttgttttgcttgttgcAGGATATTGCACTTACTGAACTGGCTCCTACTCACCCAATAAGGCTGGGGCTTGCTCTTAACTTCTCTGTCTTCTACTATGAGATCCTTAACTCGCCTGATCGTGCTTGCAGTCTTGCCAAGCAGGTATTTCCTAGCATACAATAGCATTTAGCATGTTTTGCCTCTATGTTTATAGGCAAGTTGTGAAAAGCatgttcttctattttcttttcattattattttgagtaAAAGGAAGTGATTGgtgtttttctttgcttttgggAGCATATTTCTGGCTCTCCATTCCTCTCATTGGTTTTAATTAGTAAATTTTATAACTGGCATGGAATTGGATCCTAGCTATTAACTTGTGGAAGCTAACAGTATTGAGTGCTTTAATAGTTGTTGGGTCAATAATGTTAAGTAAATTGTTTGCTCAAACTTGGTTTGGTTAGTTTGTGAAGCATTGAGGCCAGTGCATTTGGTCTCTCCCCAGAATGTAACTATGTATTGGTCCATAGGGTTTTCATGTTTCATTGATGTACATTCATTGAGATATCTTTTTTTGTCCCCTCTTCACTTTACtaaataatattacaatttAGTGAAATCAGTTTGCTTTGTAATTGTTTCATACTAGTACACTCATTCTTTTATACTCAATTTGTtctgtattaatataaaacctAGTTGATAAGCCATGTTTCCTTAAACATAAGTTGATCTATTCAGTCCTTAGTGTCGATATCTTTAATTGCATACCAATCACTGACCAATTTCTTGGTCCTTTTGACATCACTAAAATGTACTATATTTGGGCAGGCTTTTGACGAGGCTATTTCCGAGCTGGATACATTGGGTGAAGAGTCTTACAAGGACAGCACATTGATCATGCAACTTCTCCGAGATAATCTGACACTCTGGACCTCTGATATCacggtctctctctctttctctctctctcatattcTTTCCCCAAGGTTGCACACGTGCGCACCCATTTGCACATCTGTGTAAGCATGCATTTATGTACATGTGTTTGTTGAGGGTTGGCTGACCCCTGAAGCTTTCTAACCATTCTCGCTTCTAATTACTGAATCATTAAATCCTGTTTAGGAACCATATGTGCAGAATAACCCAGTTGTGCGttgcatatttttaaaaacgcaATGTGCTTTGCATTTGGAACTTGCAACAATCACTACCTGAGTGGACAGGGTTGACAACGTTCTCTTAAGTTCAAAGGCAAATTATGTTATGGTCGCCAATTTATGTTGGCTTGTTTAggacctttatatatatatatatatatatatatatatcacaattCATCATTGTTTGAAGTTATAGGGCATCTTATGAGAGACCTAAGCAGATTATGATATTAGAAATGGTCTTGGGTGGTTTTGACCTGATGTTGCTTATGCATGAGCAACTGCTTGTAACTTTCAAAggcttttagtttatattattctGGTTATGCTTGATGTGTTCATTGTTCCAATTTTAGGATGACGCCGGGGACGAGATCAAGGAAGCTTCAAAACGTGAATCGGGGGGAGAGGGGCCGCAGTGATGAAGTTCAGTTCATAGGATATATGCACTCTGTACTTCTATCTTGTGAAATTTACAGACGCCTGTGGGTTGTTCTAGTTggatttattaatgaatttgatAATCTTGAGTGCCGTGCCACAGTACTTGGGATTGAAATGTACCAACAGATTATCAAGTTGTTAGTATTGATGCCTACAATCTGGGTTGATGTTTTTACCAGATTTTTATCTTCCAATTCTGAGTTTGGTGTTCCTTGTGGCTCTGCTATATGATATATTACATCAGTGACGAAACTACTGGTTTCGAATTTTTAGCATTCAAAACCCTGTTTGGTTTATCAGTAATACTTTTAGGTGGTTGTAGTAGAACATAACAGGAATTATAGAAGTTCCCGAATCAGTTTCCCTCCTTTTAGGTCATCAGAACATCAAGCATATTCCCTCGAAAGTAAACTAGCTCCGATGGTGTCTAACTGTGGATGATTAAAGTTGAATGTATAGGCGTTTATTCAACTAGACCAAGTTGGACTTCCAGGGAATGCCAAGTGGACGAGCAATTTGTACGTGTCATTGTGAAGTACTTTACTGAAAGGGAAAAAGACAAGTAGAGAGTAGAGCCTCGCCATGGCTTGAAATGgattaattttttggatttcttcgtTGTGCTTTGaaatggattaattttttatttgatgaaaaaacatttttaaaaacatgggaAATCCATTACCAGATCAAGTAGGGTTATAGATGATGTTACAATGGTTGGCATCTTAAAATCGTGTTGTAAAATGACAAGTAAATTAAGCCTACAAATCCGCAAAAAAGGAACCTCAAGGTTGTCCATTTCCACTAAGCTACGATTCTGGCTAAAGCTTTTTAGACCACTGTCCGAATCCAATTCACCTCACATAAACAAGACGATAGgcagggaaaaaggaaaaattccCACTGCCACCACTAACCCcaaaaaccctttaaaaaacCTCCTCTTTATAAATACGCCCCCGTACTTATTTCTTTGTCGCTTTCTCTCCAATGGCAACCGAGTCCTCTGTGATTGCCTGGTAAGCATCCTCTCTGACTTTTAACAGTATAAAACACGTGTACAagtaaaatcattttgtttgtttgaataTATGAAACAGGGGATCGGGCGAGGATGGCCAACTAGGGATAGGGAACAACGAAGACAAAGAATGGGTTTGCGTTGTCAAAGCTCTCGAGCCTTACAAAGTTCGCTCTGTTGTTGCTGGAAGTCGCAACTCTCTTGCCATTTGTGATGATGgcaaggtttttatttttcttacccTTCTCTGGCTTTAGCTAGAATACTAGTATGCACTGAATAGTTTGTTTGATATCAATggtaaaaatttgatttaagttTGTCTTATTAGCgtctagtaaaaaaataatgattgaaagttCAGCCTTTTGACTTATactaaagtttttaattttaagtcctTTAAGTAGCTGATGATTAaagtagttgatttt contains:
- the LOC118055996 gene encoding 14-3-3-like protein A isoform X1, translated to MSLTESSREENVYMAKLAEQAERYEEMVEFMEKVAKTVDSEELTVEERNLLSVAYKNVIGARRASWRIISSIEQKEESRGNEDHVTIIKEYRGKIEAELSKICDGILNLLESHLIPSASSAESKVFYLKMKGDYHRYLAEFKTGAERKEAAESTLLAYKSAQDIALTELAPTHPIRLGLALNFSVFYYEILNSPDRACSLAKQAFDEAISELDTLGEESYKDSTLIMQLLRDNLTLWTSDITVSLSFSLSHILSPRLHTCAPICTSV
- the LOC118055996 gene encoding 14-3-3-like protein A isoform X2; its protein translation is MSLTESSREENVYMAKLAEQAERYEEMVEFMEKVAKTVDSEELTVEERNLLSVAYKNVIGARRASWRIISSIEQKEESRGNEDHVTIIKEYRGKIEAELSKICDGILNLLESHLIPSASSAESKVFYLKMKGDYHRYLAEFKTGAERKEAAESTLLAYKSAQDIALTELAPTHPIRLGLALNFSVFYYEILNSPDRACSLAKQAFDEAISELDTLGEESYKDSTLIMQLLRDNLTLWTSDITDDAGDEIKEASKRESGGEGPQ